TAGAAGCAAACAAAAGAAATGGTGTAAAAGCTAAATTCAAAACTGGTTACAATGCTGGCGGCATGATTGGTTACAGATGGTGCACAGGATTACGTTTAGAAGGTGAAGCAAGCTACCGTCACAATAAAGTTAGAAACTTTAAATTTGGTGGCGTACGCTACAGCCCAGGTGGCCACTGCCGTTCATGGTCTTACATGGCTAACGTTTTTTATGATTTCTCTGATTACTATTTCTGGTCCGTTACTCCTTATGTTGGCGCAGGTATCGGCTACACAAATGAAAGAGTAAGAGTTGGTTCAGATACTATTGGTTTCCGTCACGACAAAAATGGTTTTGCTTGGCAAGTAATTGGCGGCTTAGCATACCCAATCTGTGATGTAGCTGAGTTAGCAGTTGAGTACCGTTTCCACAAAGGTCGCGCAAGAAAGCTTTACCACCACTTTGCTGGTGCTACAGTTAGATACTTCTTCTAAAGCAACCTTTAAAAGAATTTTGGGCGGGAATTTTCCCGCCTTTTTTTATGCCTAAAATACATGTCTGGCATTCCTCGCCAGAAGATGCTCTAGGTCTTTACCCATGCATGTTGCCAAAAGTATTTAAAAAGCACTCCAAATCCTTTATATTTCCTTAAGATTGTTAGCTTTGTTTTGCATTAAGTCTACTATTAATGATGGAGACTTTAAGCATTACGCAGTAATCACTTTGTTACTGCATTCCACTTCTCAAAGCAAGACCTGGCCTCAATCTAGATGGGTTACAATACCTGAAAGGTTCTTTCCATACTTAATCTATCAATTCTAGGAATAAATGCGGTTTCTATGGTAAGCATAACCTCCCAAAGAAATTCCCAGTAAACCTACACACAAAAGTGTGACAGCGGTGAGTGGAATTGCAATAATCCCTATTCCTGTAACTATGGAAGCAAAAGCACCAGCAGCACACAAAGCGGCAAGCGTCGCAAATACTACAAAAGCGACAGCTGAAACGATACAACCTCCTCGGGCCCAATTATTTGTTTTTGGTTTTAATGTGTATTCAGCTTGTACGTATTGACTGGTATCAATTCCAGACATTTAAACTCCTTTATTAGAAAAAATATTATTGTTTTTTAATATAAAAAAACATTTAAACATATTACAATTAGTTAGTAAATAGTTTAAATAAAAACACAAAACTATTTAAATAAAAG
This genomic stretch from Chlamydiales bacterium STE3 harbors:
- a CDS encoding Outer membrane family protein (Product derived from UniProtKB/Trembl:H0A6S4) codes for the protein MSYFSRLNKGKLYMKKMICLFAAMLAFVLPTAVSALDVEGFYVGALGGANFLEANKRNGVKAKFKTGYNAGGMIGYRWCTGLRLEGEASYRHNKVRNFKFGGVRYSPGGHCRSWSYMANVFYDFSDYYFWSVTPYVGAGIGYTNERVRVGSDTIGFRHDKNGFAWQVIGGLAYPICDVAELAVEYRFHKGRARKLYHHFAGATVRYFF